One Desulfocurvibacter africanus subsp. africanus DSM 2603 DNA segment encodes these proteins:
- the fliD gene encoding flagellar filament capping protein FliD, with translation MAEYTSGSINISGLGSETDWDTIIEAQLTAASYRYNQMDDWKSEWEEKAEALRDLNSLLLAYKTALSDFDTSTKFLTKAATSSDASLVGVDVDSDADSGSHNVVVDQLATNDIWVTGTGFTDTAEALTDTNTTLTFEYAGEEYTLEVAAGTTVSEFVTQFNSNPETKDMVRATLISNGGEYYIQFKGMDLGADNTLDFKDTGSLDFTAADMEQTQTAGNAKLKVDGWPTGADEWIERDTNHISDIVEGLTLHLYDTTSADGIEVNIKVDTDTMKENILAFVDYTNQVRAAISELDAYDDSTSSSDDDDEEEEDSSVDVSGSKTGRVLSGNYGIEIVEQNLKNLVSSTAPGFAYYDSETGLGDKYSSLAQIGITTCTDQNSDSFGLLEVDEDVLQKALEAYPEAVAELFAANGSGTTDTNEVSFVSAIEGITSPGEYDIEYEIDSGTGELVSATINGNAATISGWSIIGAAGTPEAGLSLRVNTHIAGTHEASAHVKQGLIPALSAEVAELTSTENGVLTIIADNYDEIIANTEKKMEQEQNRLDRLERDLTNRYAKLEALLAELEGVQDNLDDLVSQLSSD, from the coding sequence ATGGCAGAATACACTTCCGGCAGCATCAACATCAGCGGGCTTGGCAGCGAGACCGACTGGGATACCATCATCGAGGCGCAGCTCACGGCGGCCAGCTACCGCTACAACCAGATGGATGACTGGAAGTCGGAATGGGAGGAAAAGGCCGAAGCACTGCGCGACCTCAACAGCCTGCTGCTGGCTTATAAGACCGCCTTGTCCGATTTCGACACCTCCACTAAATTCCTGACCAAGGCAGCCACAAGTTCGGATGCGAGCCTGGTGGGCGTGGACGTCGACAGCGATGCGGACTCCGGTTCACACAATGTCGTTGTCGACCAGCTGGCCACCAACGACATCTGGGTGACCGGGACCGGCTTCACGGATACGGCCGAGGCCCTCACCGACACGAACACAACCTTGACCTTCGAGTACGCGGGAGAGGAATACACCCTGGAGGTCGCCGCCGGCACGACCGTGTCCGAGTTCGTGACCCAGTTCAACAGCAATCCGGAAACCAAGGATATGGTGCGGGCCACGCTCATCTCCAACGGCGGCGAATACTACATCCAGTTCAAGGGCATGGACCTGGGCGCTGACAATACGCTGGATTTCAAGGATACGGGCAGCCTGGACTTCACCGCCGCGGACATGGAGCAGACCCAGACCGCCGGCAACGCCAAGCTCAAGGTGGACGGCTGGCCCACGGGCGCGGACGAGTGGATCGAACGGGACACGAACCACATCTCCGATATCGTCGAAGGCCTCACCCTGCATCTGTACGACACGACGTCCGCCGACGGCATAGAGGTGAACATCAAGGTGGACACCGATACCATGAAGGAGAACATCCTGGCGTTCGTGGACTATACCAACCAGGTGCGCGCGGCCATCTCGGAACTGGACGCCTACGACGACTCGACAAGCTCCAGCGACGACGATGATGAGGAGGAGGAGGACAGCTCCGTAGACGTCAGCGGATCGAAAACTGGCCGCGTCCTGAGCGGCAACTACGGCATCGAGATCGTGGAGCAGAACCTCAAGAATCTCGTGTCGTCCACGGCTCCGGGCTTCGCCTATTACGACTCGGAAACCGGTTTGGGCGACAAGTACAGTTCCCTGGCCCAGATCGGCATCACCACCTGCACCGATCAGAACAGCGACAGCTTCGGCCTGCTGGAGGTGGACGAGGATGTGCTGCAGAAAGCGTTGGAAGCCTATCCCGAGGCCGTGGCCGAATTGTTCGCAGCCAACGGCTCCGGCACGACCGATACCAACGAGGTGTCTTTCGTCTCCGCCATCGAGGGCATCACCAGCCCGGGCGAATACGACATCGAATACGAGATCGATAGTGGCACCGGCGAGCTCGTCTCGGCCACCATCAACGGCAACGCGGCCACGATCAGCGGCTGGTCGATCATCGGAGCCGCGGGCACTCCCGAGGCCGGCCTGTCGTTGCGGGTCAACACGCATATCGCCGGCACGCATGAGGCCAGCGCACACGTGAAGCAAGGCCTGATCCCAGCCCTGAGCGCCGAGGTGGCCGAACTCACGAGCACCGAAAACGGCGTGCTAACCATCATCGCGGACAACTACGATGAGATCATCGCCAATACTGAAAAGAAGATGGAGCAGGAACAGAACCGCCTGGATAGGCTGGAACGTGATTTGACAAACCGCTACGCCAAACTGGAAGCCCTTCTCGCTGAACTCGAGGGCGTCCAGGACAATCTTGACGACCTGGTTTCGCAGCTGAGCTCGGATTGA
- a CDS encoding anti-sigma factor family protein gives MSKDSVMHTPGASQAACPDEQDLAAYLDGRLPPEERDRFKAHLDQCAACREAVAELGALLGVDLPDAPDEVKGRAKRLRNS, from the coding sequence TTGAGCAAGGACAGCGTGATGCACACCCCAGGCGCAAGCCAGGCCGCATGCCCTGATGAGCAGGACCTAGCGGCCTATCTCGACGGTCGGCTTCCGCCCGAGGAGCGCGACCGGTTCAAAGCCCACCTGGACCAATGCGCGGCCTGCAGGGAAGCCGTGGCCGAACTTGGCGCTCTGCTCGGCGTCGACCTGCCCGACGCGCCCGACGAGGTGAAGGGCAGGGCCAAAAGACTGCGTAATTCCTGA